The Deltaproteobacteria bacterium genome includes a region encoding these proteins:
- the tgt gene encoding tRNA guanosine(34) transglycosylase Tgt: MSRLSFNLVAAATASQARAGTMQTLHGQVRTPVFMPVGTQATVKGMRVEELRAVGAQVLLANTYHLLLRPGPEVFRHFGGIHRFMNWDGPVLTDSGGFQIFSLPKERRITEEGASFRSYVDGKAILLSPEVSIATQRAIGSDIMMVLDVCVPSTSTYDVSAKAMERTHRWALRSLAAREDSPQSLFAIVQGACDENLRRESASFLREHPFDGFAIGGLAVGETKDEREHFCGLATSMLPDHLPRYLMGVGTPIDLLEAVHRGVDMFDCILPSALAQQGTAFTHRGLVRLRRSVYKFNDVPIDDECTCYTCQNYTRAYLHHLTKASEGLGWHMITQHNLHFYGELMAEMRQHIVDDTFAEYRLAKRQEITVVDRDFPTNSVQTLS, translated from the coding sequence ATGAGCCGTCTCTCCTTTAATCTCGTGGCAGCGGCCACCGCGTCGCAGGCACGCGCTGGCACTATGCAAACACTTCATGGCCAAGTACGTACTCCAGTGTTTATGCCCGTTGGTACACAGGCCACAGTTAAAGGGATGCGCGTCGAGGAACTTCGTGCAGTTGGGGCGCAAGTGCTGCTTGCTAACACCTATCATTTGTTGCTGCGCCCAGGACCGGAAGTATTCCGTCACTTTGGCGGTATCCACCGTTTCATGAACTGGGATGGACCAGTTCTAACGGACTCGGGAGGATTTCAGATTTTTTCCCTGCCAAAAGAGCGGCGTATCACTGAAGAGGGCGCAAGTTTTCGCAGTTATGTCGACGGCAAAGCGATACTGCTGAGCCCCGAGGTCAGCATTGCGACGCAGCGCGCCATAGGTAGCGACATCATGATGGTATTAGACGTCTGCGTGCCCTCTACCAGCACCTATGACGTATCCGCAAAGGCGATGGAACGGACCCATCGCTGGGCATTGCGTAGTTTAGCTGCGCGCGAGGATAGTCCTCAGTCATTATTCGCCATCGTTCAAGGCGCCTGCGATGAGAATCTGCGACGCGAGAGTGCCAGCTTCTTGAGGGAGCATCCGTTTGACGGCTTTGCCATCGGTGGTCTAGCCGTGGGTGAAACCAAAGACGAACGCGAGCACTTTTGTGGACTCGCCACGTCGATGCTACCCGATCATCTACCACGTTACTTAATGGGCGTGGGTACTCCCATTGATCTGCTTGAGGCGGTTCACCGCGGCGTTGATATGTTTGATTGTATTTTGCCGTCTGCTCTGGCGCAGCAAGGCACAGCGTTTACCCACAGGGGATTAGTGCGCCTCAGACGCAGCGTTTACAAATTTAATGATGTGCCAATTGACGACGAGTGCACCTGCTACACGTGTCAAAATTACACGCGTGCCTATTTGCATCATTTGACCAAAGCCTCTGAGGGCTTAGGCTGGCACATGATTACGCAGCACAACCTGCACTTCTACGGCGAACTGATGGCGGAGATGCGGCAACACATCGTTGACGACACCTTTGCCGAATACAGGCTCGCTAAACGCCAGGAGATCACGGTGGTCGACCGCGATTTCCCGACTAATTCAGTTCAAACGCTGAGCTAG
- a CDS encoding ABC-F family ATP-binding cassette domain-containing protein — translation MSIFISCQNLAKSYHGRSLFQSLSVTVSAGERLGIIGPNGAGKSTFLRLLASLEEADSGLITRQRGLRVAYIEQTAAFPPDETVGDLIAAAAKSSALNPDEASARSQKLQGQLGFDPSAKISSLSGGWKKRLSIAIAMVQAPDVMLLDEPTNHLDLEGILWLERVLKHAPFAWAMISHDRYLLERVAARILEVAPIYPTGSFISDGNYGSFLTKRAEYLEREQRLSETLANKARREVAWLRRGAQARTTKAQYRIDEANKLLQDLDAVKGRLVHRETRIDFSATGRKTKRLIELTDVSRRLGDRTIVDNLSFVVMPGMSIGLMGANGTGKTTLLKLLARESKPDGGAIDFADNLKVVYFDQERSKLDGAVKLSDFFGDGSDSVVFRGRSIHLASWARRFQFRPEQLQLRIEDLSGGEKARALVAKLMLAPADVLLLDEPTNDLDIPTLEALEESLQDFPGAIVLVSHDRYFLGQITNLLIGLDGTGNVGLFADIEQWEDTLGKTRSSDKTESAADSSAANGKNTTRPKPSTKRLSYLEQREYDGMESAIAAAEAALELAQSQAEDPAVATSALKSTEAFAALEQAQTKVDNLYARWAELESKLT, via the coding sequence ATGTCGATATTCATAAGCTGCCAAAATCTAGCCAAATCCTACCATGGGCGCTCCCTGTTCCAGTCCCTATCGGTGACTGTTAGCGCGGGGGAACGCCTCGGTATCATCGGTCCCAATGGGGCTGGGAAGTCTACGTTTTTGCGTTTACTTGCATCGCTCGAGGAGGCAGACAGCGGCTTGATCACGCGGCAGCGGGGCCTACGCGTTGCCTACATCGAGCAAACCGCGGCATTCCCGCCAGACGAGACAGTGGGTGACCTTATCGCGGCGGCGGCTAAGTCTTCAGCGCTCAATCCCGACGAGGCTAGCGCCCGCAGTCAAAAACTGCAGGGGCAACTTGGCTTTGATCCCAGTGCCAAAATCTCCAGTCTATCCGGTGGGTGGAAGAAGCGTCTCAGCATCGCCATAGCCATGGTGCAGGCACCTGACGTCATGCTGCTCGACGAGCCTACCAACCACCTTGATCTTGAGGGCATCCTCTGGCTCGAGCGCGTGCTTAAGCATGCGCCGTTTGCCTGGGCGATGATCAGTCATGATCGCTATCTGCTCGAGCGCGTGGCTGCACGCATTCTTGAAGTGGCTCCCATTTATCCAACTGGCTCTTTTATCAGCGATGGTAATTACGGGTCGTTCCTGACAAAACGTGCTGAATATCTTGAACGTGAGCAACGCCTGTCCGAAACTCTGGCAAATAAGGCCCGTCGTGAAGTCGCCTGGCTGCGTCGCGGTGCGCAAGCGCGCACGACAAAAGCGCAGTACCGGATTGATGAAGCCAATAAACTGCTTCAGGATCTTGACGCGGTTAAAGGGCGGCTAGTCCATCGCGAGACGAGAATTGATTTCAGCGCTACCGGTCGCAAAACTAAACGCCTGATAGAGTTAACAGATGTCTCGCGTCGTCTTGGTGATCGTACCATCGTCGACAACCTAAGTTTTGTCGTCATGCCCGGCATGAGCATTGGCCTCATGGGCGCCAACGGTACCGGTAAGACGACGTTACTTAAGCTGCTTGCGAGAGAATCTAAACCTGACGGCGGCGCTATTGATTTTGCCGATAACCTTAAAGTTGTTTACTTTGATCAGGAGCGGAGCAAACTTGACGGAGCAGTAAAGCTCAGCGATTTCTTTGGCGATGGTAGTGACTCGGTCGTTTTTCGCGGGCGTTCCATCCATCTTGCTAGTTGGGCGCGGCGTTTTCAGTTTCGTCCCGAGCAACTACAGCTGCGGATCGAGGATCTCTCCGGCGGTGAAAAAGCGAGAGCCCTAGTGGCTAAGCTGATGCTAGCTCCGGCTGATGTACTTCTACTGGATGAGCCGACCAACGATCTTGACATCCCCACTCTTGAGGCTCTTGAAGAGAGTCTGCAGGATTTCCCAGGTGCTATAGTCCTTGTCTCGCATGACCGTTATTTTCTGGGCCAGATCACAAATCTCCTCATTGGTCTCGATGGCACGGGTAACGTGGGACTCTTTGCTGACATCGAGCAGTGGGAGGACACGCTAGGTAAGACACGCTCGTCGGATAAAACGGAGAGCGCCGCCGATTCGTCAGCCGCTAATGGCAAGAATACTACTCGCCCAAAACCGAGCACGAAGCGCCTGTCCTATCTCGAACAACGAGAGTACGACGGCATGGAATCGGCCATAGCCGCAGCTGAAGCAGCGCTCGAACTTGCGCAAAGTCAGGCCGAAGATCCTGCCGTTGCGACGTCTGCTCTTAAATCCACCGAAGCCTTTGCTGCGCTTGAACAAGCTCAGACCAAAGTCGACAACTTATATGCCCGCTGGGCAGAGCTCGAAAGCAAACTGACATGA
- a CDS encoding cytochrome c, which yields MKTLWIALALMLVTEGVKANVAISLPEESAVYRNGPGVDMANAYCMGCHSADYVLTQPPGMPRAFWTAEVKKMKEVFGAPVPDDQVKGIVDYLVNTYGDARKK from the coding sequence ATGAAGACACTATGGATAGCGCTGGCGCTCATGCTGGTAACTGAAGGCGTTAAGGCCAATGTTGCGATCTCGTTACCTGAAGAGTCAGCTGTATATCGTAATGGTCCCGGCGTTGATATGGCCAATGCCTATTGCATGGGGTGTCATTCTGCGGATTACGTCCTCACCCAGCCTCCTGGCATGCCACGTGCATTCTGGACGGCAGAGGTAAAAAAGATGAAAGAGGTTTTCGGCGCACCCGTCCCTGATGATCAGGTTAAAGGCATTGTCGACTATTTAGTAAACACTTACGGCGATGCCAGAAAAAAGTGA
- a CDS encoding RNA-binding protein codes for MTRKLFVGGLSWNTNDDGLRQAFARFGDIDEAKVILDRETGRSRGFGFVTFLDATSARSAIQEMNGAALDGRNIKVNEAEERPRTGGGGPRSGSSRGSFDGNRW; via the coding sequence ATGACTAGGAAGTTATTTGTGGGCGGCTTGAGCTGGAACACCAACGATGACGGTTTGCGTCAAGCGTTCGCACGTTTCGGTGATATTGACGAAGCCAAGGTTATCTTGGATCGTGAGACCGGTCGTTCACGCGGTTTCGGCTTTGTGACCTTTCTAGACGCGACGTCAGCTCGTAGCGCCATCCAAGAGATGAACGGCGCGGCCCTTGACGGTCGTAACATCAAAGTTAACGAGGCAGAAGAGCGTCCACGCACTGGCGGCGGCGGCCCACGTTCTGGCTCTAGCCGCGGTAGCTTCGACGGCAACCGCTGGTAA
- a CDS encoding rhomboid family intramembrane serine protease, which translates to MRRLGEAMPKGDAERFSRFLQHQGIDCELRDDDHDQVMIWIINEDHLDTAEQHLRDFQTAPEDVRFQAKSLAPSTHITTTNAVSKAKVSERGRMIDVRNEIFARSPSRQMPITIVLIGLSVLATLASGLPGLGGFSRLLYFSEYLGGNFPEIMHGQIWRLVTPIFLHGGIWHLLFNMMWIYQLGGAMEIHEGSRFLLLFTLIISVLVNTAEYLATGPMFIGMSGVVYAMLGYAWIMSRHQYNSPYELGPGTTFIMMAWLVLCLVGVIPGVANTQHVIGLFLGGLLGLYRSRYISTWLRQARRK; encoded by the coding sequence ATGAGACGACTAGGTGAGGCCATGCCCAAGGGTGATGCAGAGAGGTTTTCCAGATTCCTCCAGCACCAAGGTATCGACTGCGAACTACGTGACGACGATCACGACCAAGTTATGATTTGGATCATCAACGAGGATCACCTAGATACTGCTGAGCAGCATCTCCGTGACTTCCAGACAGCGCCTGAAGACGTTCGCTTTCAAGCCAAATCTCTGGCACCCAGCACCCACATCACTACAACGAATGCAGTGTCAAAGGCAAAAGTCAGTGAGCGCGGTCGCATGATTGATGTCCGCAATGAGATTTTTGCCCGCTCACCGTCACGACAAATGCCTATCACAATCGTTCTGATCGGACTCTCGGTTCTCGCCACTTTAGCTAGTGGGCTGCCGGGGCTAGGCGGATTCTCCCGTCTACTCTACTTTTCCGAATATCTCGGGGGTAATTTCCCAGAGATTATGCACGGTCAAATTTGGCGACTTGTAACACCAATATTCTTGCATGGTGGGATCTGGCACCTATTGTTTAATATGATGTGGATCTATCAACTTGGTGGCGCCATGGAAATCCATGAGGGGTCACGCTTTTTATTACTGTTCACACTAATAATTTCGGTTCTAGTAAATACCGCCGAGTACCTCGCCACAGGACCCATGTTTATAGGTATGTCAGGGGTTGTGTATGCGATGCTTGGCTACGCTTGGATCATGAGCCGACACCAATACAACTCACCCTATGAACTCGGGCCTGGCACCACTTTTATCATGATGGCATGGCTGGTTTTGTGTTTAGTAGGAGTCATACCAGGTGTGGCCAACACCCAGCATGTGATCGGGCTTTTCCTTGGTGGCTTATTAGGGCTCTATCGGTCGCGCTACATAAGCACCTGGCTACGCCAAGCACGACGCAAATGA
- a CDS encoding FAD-binding protein, producing MDTNRLDLCYKARASSVTNASNLDRPNRDILVMTLRLKDVELPVNAAGDDQLLHAVATKLSVDPSTVKSLIIRKKSLDARRKARIVYHYQVDVDVYNEPSVLAHAGGVAEAVGPEAVADPLDGLPAGPYRFRHMPIIIGSGPAGTFAAIALARAGQPCLIVERGEPVEQRLRTVGKLRRDGSFDSESNYCFGEGGAGTFSDGKLTCGRNHPLVKFLFQQWVDYGAPAEILYEAHPHIGTDYLLRIAKNQRTALEAAGCEFLFKRRFVDVQSGGTEARYRVTLDDGVTYKTDHLILAIGHSARDTYEMLLDRGLAIAPKPFAVGARFEHPQEVINKIQFGSCEILPAAEYKLAAHAQDRGIWTFCMCPGGHLLPTNAQPGHLAINGMSYHARNSGFANAAVVVNVLREDYYRGHPLDGVKFQAAIEKAAFAAGGGNYHSPAQRMVDFMAGRLSRGDMKSTYEPGVTSARLDKILPEFIASALKEAVVDYNKKMRGYIAPDALVVGVETKTSSPIVMTRDRNLQSVSHPGLFPCGEGAGFAGGIVSASLDGVRVGRAVLDDAIDSALAQRLN from the coding sequence ATGGACACAAATCGGCTGGATTTGTGCTATAAGGCGCGGGCTTCGTCAGTGACGAACGCCTCTAACCTCGACCGACCAAACAGGGACATTTTAGTCATGACACTGCGCCTCAAGGACGTCGAACTCCCAGTCAACGCTGCTGGTGACGACCAGTTGCTTCATGCTGTTGCCACCAAGTTGTCAGTCGATCCATCCACGGTAAAGTCGCTCATCATTCGCAAGAAGTCCCTCGATGCCCGGCGTAAAGCTCGGATCGTTTACCATTATCAAGTCGATGTCGATGTTTACAACGAGCCCAGCGTTCTTGCCCATGCTGGTGGGGTGGCTGAAGCTGTAGGCCCGGAAGCGGTCGCTGATCCGCTTGATGGCTTACCTGCCGGCCCTTATCGATTTAGGCACATGCCGATCATTATTGGCAGCGGACCCGCTGGTACCTTTGCAGCGATTGCACTGGCTCGGGCTGGACAACCCTGTCTAATCGTTGAGCGCGGTGAGCCTGTTGAGCAACGTCTCCGTACGGTTGGAAAGCTCAGGCGGGACGGAAGCTTCGATTCGGAAAGTAATTACTGTTTTGGCGAGGGTGGTGCTGGGACCTTCTCCGACGGTAAATTAACTTGTGGTCGTAATCACCCATTGGTCAAATTTTTGTTTCAACAATGGGTCGACTACGGTGCGCCTGCCGAGATTCTTTACGAGGCTCATCCCCATATCGGTACGGATTACCTCCTGCGTATTGCCAAGAACCAAAGGACGGCACTCGAAGCTGCTGGCTGTGAGTTTCTCTTCAAGCGTCGCTTTGTTGATGTGCAGAGTGGTGGGACCGAGGCCAGGTACCGCGTCACTCTTGACGACGGTGTCACCTACAAGACGGATCATCTCATCTTGGCCATCGGTCACTCAGCGCGTGACACCTACGAGATGTTACTTGATCGTGGACTAGCCATAGCGCCTAAGCCTTTTGCCGTTGGTGCCCGCTTTGAGCATCCGCAGGAAGTCATAAATAAGATTCAGTTTGGTAGTTGCGAGATACTGCCGGCAGCAGAATATAAACTCGCTGCGCATGCTCAAGATCGCGGCATTTGGACCTTCTGTATGTGTCCAGGTGGACATTTGCTCCCGACCAACGCTCAACCCGGACATTTAGCTATCAACGGCATGAGCTATCATGCGCGCAACAGTGGTTTTGCTAACGCTGCAGTTGTAGTGAACGTGCTGCGCGAAGATTATTACCGCGGTCATCCCCTTGATGGTGTGAAATTTCAGGCTGCTATTGAGAAGGCTGCCTTTGCCGCTGGTGGGGGTAATTATCACTCACCTGCTCAGCGGATGGTCGATTTTATGGCTGGCCGCCTCAGTCGTGGGGACATGAAATCTACTTACGAGCCGGGCGTCACGAGTGCACGGCTCGACAAGATTTTACCGGAATTTATCGCATCAGCCCTGAAAGAAGCCGTCGTCGATTATAATAAAAAAATGCGCGGCTACATCGCGCCCGACGCCCTTGTGGTCGGCGTCGAGACTAAAACCTCATCGCCCATAGTGATGACCAGGGACAGAAATCTCCAGTCAGTCAGTCATCCTGGATTGTTCCCGTGCGGTGAGGGCGCAGGATTTGCCGGCGGCATCGTTAGCGCATCTCTTGATGGCGTGCGCGTTGGGCGCGCAGTTCTGGATGATGCTATCGATTCAGCGCTAGCTCAGCGTTTGAACTGA
- a CDS encoding oxidase, translating to MQDEKQSRDRRSFLQKASLLLAAGTVDGIFSSALAKSVVLPFANGERPLVAYPQKRPLIRQTTRPPQLETPFSVFKEGVLTPNDAFFVRYHLANVPLSIDIESYRLNVSGLVDRPLSLSLTELRTQFKESEIVAVNQCSGNSRGFVEPRVGGGQLANGAMGNAKWRGIPLKLVLDRAGVKSGARQVTFNGLDAPLLPTTPDFIKALDIVHARDGEVLLAYAMNDADLPLLNGYPLRLVVPGYYGTYWVKHLSDIHVVDQEFQGFFMGKGYRIPDNDCGCVVPGTTAKTTRPIGKMVVRSFITSLEPGAALRVGQVTAVHGIAFDGGSGIRAVDLSLDNGTTWQSAKLGRDYGRYSFRPWRFDLTLNTKGSHHLLVRASANDGQVQPMEATWNPSGYRRNVIESLPVVAI from the coding sequence GTGCAGGATGAAAAACAAAGTCGAGATCGTCGGTCCTTCCTTCAGAAAGCGAGTTTGCTCCTGGCAGCCGGTACGGTTGATGGAATTTTTTCATCAGCTTTGGCCAAAAGTGTGGTCTTGCCTTTTGCCAATGGTGAGCGCCCTTTGGTTGCTTATCCTCAGAAGCGTCCCCTGATACGTCAAACGACGCGCCCCCCTCAGCTAGAGACACCTTTTAGTGTATTCAAAGAGGGTGTCCTCACGCCCAATGATGCGTTCTTCGTCCGCTATCACCTAGCTAATGTACCTCTGTCTATCGATATCGAATCCTACCGCCTGAATGTATCAGGCCTAGTGGACCGCCCATTGTCTTTGTCTCTAACCGAATTGCGCACACAATTCAAAGAATCCGAGATTGTTGCTGTCAATCAGTGCTCTGGAAATAGCCGCGGGTTTGTCGAACCGCGGGTGGGTGGCGGTCAACTTGCTAACGGTGCCATGGGTAATGCCAAGTGGCGCGGCATTCCCCTTAAACTCGTGCTCGACCGAGCTGGAGTTAAGTCTGGAGCGCGGCAAGTCACGTTCAATGGCTTGGATGCACCACTCTTGCCGACGACGCCAGATTTCATCAAGGCGCTAGACATCGTTCACGCTCGCGATGGTGAGGTGCTGCTCGCGTATGCCATGAACGATGCTGATTTACCGCTACTCAATGGCTACCCACTGCGTCTTGTCGTGCCCGGATATTACGGTACTTACTGGGTTAAGCATCTGAGTGACATTCATGTGGTGGATCAAGAGTTCCAGGGATTCTTCATGGGTAAGGGCTACCGCATCCCCGACAATGACTGTGGCTGTGTCGTACCAGGTACTACTGCAAAGACGACAAGACCCATCGGCAAAATGGTAGTGCGGTCCTTCATCACTAGCCTCGAGCCAGGTGCGGCCCTGCGCGTTGGGCAAGTCACCGCGGTACATGGTATTGCTTTTGACGGTGGTAGCGGGATCCGCGCCGTCGATTTGTCGCTTGATAACGGCACTACTTGGCAAAGTGCAAAGCTTGGACGCGACTACGGGCGCTACTCATTCAGGCCCTGGCGATTTGATCTCACTTTAAACACTAAGGGCAGTCACCACCTTTTGGTCCGCGCTAGCGCTAATGATGGACAGGTTCAGCCGATGGAAGCTACTTGGAACCCCTCTGGCTACCGACGCAATGTGATCGAATCGTTACCTGTGGTGGCAATATGA
- a CDS encoding acyl-CoA desaturase, with protein sequence MIIVYFFIAHYFLSIFCQTFFLHRYGAHQMFTMNKFWERFFHLLTYVAQGSSYLNPRGYALLHRQHHAYSDTPRDPHTPTMYGNVMAMMWDTKKRYQDICERTVEVEGAFTRERYPEWPLLDKIGFNRLSSVAWVVFYVAFYATFATAWWQWLLLPVQILMGPVHGAIVNWCGHKYGYRNFKVSDQSRNTLPFDFVTFGELFQNNHHRFGLDPNFAKRWFEIDPTYQIIKVLAALHIVKLPPKKQNEVEEIRVVVPFAEAK encoded by the coding sequence ATGATTATCGTCTATTTTTTCATTGCCCACTACTTCTTATCTATCTTCTGCCAGACCTTCTTCCTGCATAGGTACGGCGCGCACCAGATGTTCACGATGAACAAGTTCTGGGAGCGTTTTTTTCATCTTCTCACTTATGTGGCTCAGGGTTCGTCTTACCTGAATCCTCGTGGTTATGCGCTTTTGCACAGGCAGCATCACGCTTATAGCGATACTCCGCGCGATCCGCATACCCCCACCATGTACGGCAACGTGATGGCGATGATGTGGGATACGAAGAAACGATACCAAGATATCTGCGAGCGCACGGTCGAGGTGGAAGGAGCGTTTACGAGGGAGCGGTACCCGGAGTGGCCGCTACTTGACAAAATCGGATTTAACCGGCTATCAAGCGTGGCTTGGGTAGTCTTTTACGTAGCGTTCTATGCTACATTTGCTACTGCCTGGTGGCAGTGGTTGCTACTGCCCGTCCAGATCCTGATGGGGCCGGTGCATGGTGCGATCGTCAACTGGTGTGGTCACAAGTACGGCTACCGCAACTTTAAAGTGAGCGATCAGTCACGCAACACGCTGCCGTTTGATTTTGTCACGTTCGGCGAGCTTTTCCAAAACAACCATCATCGGTTCGGGCTAGACCCCAATTTCGCCAAACGTTGGTTCGAGATCGATCCTACCTACCAGATCATCAAGGTGCTTGCTGCATTACATATTGTAAAGTTGCCACCGAAGAAACAAAATGAAGTGGAAGAAATCAGAGTGGTTGTTCCCTTCGCCGAGGCAAAATAG
- a CDS encoding DsbA family protein, with product MNTGAGIVGGLVVGAIIGYGAASLKGGGKFEDITLFELDGAKYKESDLPADIRSNLYDIRAEAFDRQNALINQFALQFGLAKDKDKNVKADSIPAFDVLVETPAPTDQEIMQVYEANKARLPENTPIDQVKPEIERYLRTQKLTDAVRAKNQEFVAKKRFVMLAPEPTSPKVNIVLDGYGARGPAGSPNVVVEVADYLCPNCQAMAPEVEATYKELGDKFRFVAVPYALQPAGLSGTLARGAFCARQQGDDAFWKYHEKTFATAKEKGWKLSDPDSKDFVVALAAEAGIDQAKIDACVNSPEAANFVKNTTDNMRKSGVTGTPSFFMNNRRMSLANKSFKDVVKATVQPTSH from the coding sequence ATGAATACCGGAGCAGGCATTGTAGGTGGATTGGTAGTGGGAGCAATTATCGGTTACGGAGCAGCTAGTCTCAAGGGCGGCGGCAAGTTTGAGGACATCACCCTCTTCGAACTCGACGGCGCCAAGTACAAGGAGTCGGATCTTCCGGCCGATATCCGTTCGAATCTCTACGATATCCGCGCTGAGGCGTTCGATCGTCAAAATGCGCTCATCAACCAATTTGCTCTTCAGTTTGGGTTAGCTAAGGACAAGGACAAGAACGTTAAAGCTGACTCCATCCCAGCCTTTGATGTGCTAGTCGAGACGCCTGCACCTACCGATCAGGAGATCATGCAGGTTTACGAAGCTAACAAAGCCCGCCTCCCCGAAAATACCCCCATCGATCAGGTAAAACCTGAGATCGAGCGTTATCTGCGCACCCAGAAATTGACCGACGCTGTCCGCGCTAAGAATCAGGAATTCGTGGCAAAAAAGCGCTTTGTTATGTTAGCGCCAGAGCCCACCTCGCCAAAAGTTAATATAGTCTTGGACGGCTACGGTGCCCGGGGACCAGCCGGGTCGCCAAACGTCGTGGTTGAAGTGGCCGACTATCTCTGCCCCAACTGCCAAGCGATGGCACCTGAGGTGGAGGCCACCTACAAAGAGCTAGGCGACAAGTTCCGCTTTGTGGCAGTGCCTTACGCGCTTCAGCCAGCTGGCTTGAGTGGCACCTTGGCACGCGGTGCATTCTGTGCCCGTCAGCAGGGTGACGACGCGTTCTGGAAGTACCATGAGAAGACTTTTGCCACCGCGAAAGAGAAGGGTTGGAAGCTGTCTGACCCAGATTCTAAGGATTTTGTCGTTGCCCTCGCAGCAGAGGCCGGCATCGACCAGGCTAAAATCGATGCTTGTGTGAATTCTCCAGAAGCCGCCAACTTTGTGAAGAACACCACCGACAACATGCGCAAGTCGGGTGTCACGGGCACACCTAGCTTCTTCATGAACAACCGTCGCATGTCCTTGGCTAACAAGTCGTTCAAGGATGTTGTGAAGGCCACCGTACAGCCAACCAGTCACTAA